The genomic region CGACGTCGCCCCCACACGGAAGCAGCCTCCCACTCGGCTGCTGACGCGGCGCAGGCGCCGCGTCCGAGGCACCACCGCAACGCCCGGGACGCCCCGCGGCGGGCGCATTCCATGCGTCTACGCTGCTCCGTGGCAGGTGTGGCGATTGCTGGGGCCGCATGAGGTCAGCCTTGCCCCCACCATCAAAGACCAAAGCTGGGTGCATGTCGCCCGAATCTCCCCTCCGCACGCAGATCACCGACGCCCGCGGGCGCGTGGCCGACCTCCGCCGGCGCATGGAGGAGGCCGGGCTCACCACCGATCCGGTGGGACGCGAGGTGCTGGAGGAGCTGCTCGTGGCCCTCGAGGAGCTGGAGGTGAGCGACGAGGAGCTGCACGCGCAGAACGAGAGCCTCGTCGCCAGCCAGCTGATGCTGGAGGCCGAGCGTCAGCGCTACGCCGACCTCTTCCACTTCGCCCCCGACCCCTACCTGGTGACCGGCCCCGACGCCACCGTGCGCGAGGCCAACCGCGCCGCGGCCTCGCTGCTGGGGATCGCCGGGCGCGCGTTCGCCGGCAAGCCGCTGAGCGTGTTCGTGGACCGCGACGAGCTGCGCGCCTTCCGCGAGCAGGTGAACCGCGCCGCGCGCGGGCACCGCATCGAGGCGTTCGAGGTGACGCTCGTGCCGCGCGACGGCGACCCGGTGCGCGTGGCGTGCACCGTCGAGGCCGAGGCGCGGCCGGGGCTCGACGGCCCTGTGCTGCGCTGGCTCCTGCGCGACATCACCGAGCGCCGGCGCGCGGACGAGGCCGAGCGCCGCGCCGCCGCCGAGCACGCCGCCCGCCGCGCGGCCGAGGAGGCGCACGCGCGCCTGGCCGCCGTGCTCGAGGCCACGTCCGACGCCTTCTACGCGCTGGACCCCGAGTGGCGGCTGACCTACGTGAACGGCGTGGCCGAGCGGCTGTGGGGGCGCGAGCGCGGCTCCATGCTGGGGCGCACGCTCTGGGAGGTCTTCCCCACCGCCGCCGATTCGGAGGCCGCGCCCGCGCTGCGCCGCGCAATGGAGCAGCGCAGCGCCGAGCGGGTGGAGATGCGGTCGCGCCAGCTGGGCCGCTGGTTCGAGGTGCACGCCTTTCCCACGGGCGACGGGCTGTCGGTGTTCTTCCACGACGTGGAGGAGCGCCACCGCCGCGAGCAGGGCGAGCGCGTGCTGGCCGCCGCGGGCGAGGCGCTGGCCGGCGAGCTGGACGTGGAGGCCATCCTGGGAGGCCTGGCCCGCGCGGTGGCCGAGGAGATGGCGGACTGGTGCGTGGTGCACCTGCACGACGAGGGGCGCCTCGGCGCCTGCGGCATCGCCCACGCGCGGCCGGAGCGCAGCGACGCCCTGGCCGAGCTGCTGCGCCGCGTCCCCCTCGACCCTGCCGGGCCCAACCCCGTGGCGGTGGCGATGCGGACCGGCGTGCCGGCGCTGCTGGAGGGAACCGACGACGTGCTGGCGGCGTCGTTCCCCGACGCAGCGCAGCGCGATGCCGCGCGGGAGATGGGCGCCGCCTGGGCCGTGGTGGCGCCGATGCAGGCGCGTGGGCGCACGCTGGGCGCCGTGACCCTGGTCCGCGGCGGCGAGGCGTACGACGCCGACGACCTGGCGCTGGTGATGGAGCTGGCGCGGCGCGCCGCGCTGGCGGTGGACAACGTGCGGCTGTACGAGTCGGCGCGCGCGGCCAGCCGCGCCCGCGAGGAGGTGCTGGCGGTGGTCAGCCACGACCTGCGCAACCCGCTGAACGCGGTGCTGCTGGCCAGCATCATCCTCGACGAGTACAGCGACACCGAGCGCTGGAGCGCGCGCGAGCGCCAGCAGGTGCGCACCATCCGCAACGCCGCCGAGCAGATGGGCGCGCTGATCCACGACCTGGTGGAGGTGGTGGCGCTGGAGTCGGGCGCGCGCGTGCTGCACCTGGACCGCGTGGAGACGTCCAAGGCCATGCGCGCCGCGGCGGAGATGTACGACGGACTGGCGGCGGAGAAGGGGATCGCGCTGGTGGTGGACGCCGCGGCCGACGTTCCCGACGTGCGGGCGGACCGCGCGCGGCTGCTGCAGGTGCTCAGCAACCTGCTGGGGAACGCGCTGAAGTTCACCCCCGGCGGCGGCTCGATCACCGTCGGCGCCGCCCGCAGCGGCGACGCGGTGGGCTTCTACGTGGCCGACACCGGGCCGGGCGTGGCCCCGCACGACCTGCCGCGGCTGTTCGAGCGCTTCTGGCAGGGGAAGCGCGGCGCCGGCCTGGGCCTCGGCCTGGCCATCGCCAAGGGGATCGTGGAGGCACACGGCGGGCGGATCTGGGTGGACAGCTCGCCGGGCCGAGGCAGCACCTTCTTCTTCACCATCCCCATCCAGTCCGGCGACAGCTCATCCTGAAGTCTGTGATCTCCGTGCCCTCCGATGAATACTGGCTGCCGCAATTGATTGTGCATTCCGATCGAACTGTCATTCCGAGCGGCGCCGCTGCTCCGAACCTTCAATCGCGCTGATGCCAGGCGGCGCCCGAGGAAACTGTGGCATGCGTCCGAGCGACAGGCGGCCTGTGGCTCGGGAGCCGGCCACAGATTCCTCAGGCGCCACAGCTACGGCATTGAAGGACAGGGCGGCGCAGCGCCTTCGGAATGACATTCACTTCCCCATGCACAGTTGATCCGGAGATGACATCAAGATTGTGAGACGCGACCGGCGTAAATCCTCTCCGGCAGTCCGCGCCGCTGGAGACAATTCACCACACAAAAGTTTGCGTGCGTTTCTCCATCCCGTCGTGCATCATGGATGCTGACGGCGCACGCGCCGCCTCTCCGGGCCGGTCCACCACGGGAAAATCTTCCCGCCCCGGCCCTCAGATCCGTTCACCGGGATTGCCGCACCGGCGATTCCGGCCACGCCCCATCTCCCTTCCCCTGGAGGTTCCCCATGCACCGCTGCCATGCCCCCCACGACCTCTGCATGATCCCGCCGCACCCGAAGCTGCGGCAGAAGATCGACTCGGAGTTGGAGAAGGTGCGCGAGGTGGCGCCGGACCTGGCGCCGCTGCTCCGCGCCGGCCACCCCGACCGTCCCGGCCTGAACGACGGCCTGATCCTGCCGGGCGACCGCTTTCCGGCGGGCACCCCGCTGCAGGCGGTGCGCAGCGCGGCGCTGGAGCGCGCGCCGCTGCGGGGCGCCCTGCGCGTGGTGGTGGTGCTCGTCGAGTTCGCGGACAAGAAGCTCGACGCCTCGCACGGGAAGGCGCACTTCGAGGAGCTGTTCTTCGCCCGCGGCACCGGGCGCAGCGTGCACGACTACTTCGCCGAGGTCAGCGGCGGGGCGGTGGACGTGATCGGCGAGGTGGTGGGGCCGTACCGCCTTCCCCGCCGCCTGTCCGAGTACGCGCACGGCGCCTCGGGGATGGGCACGGCCGAGCCGAACGCGCGCACCATGGCGCGCGACGCCGCCGAGGCGGCCAACCGCGACGTCGACTTCAAGCCGTACGACAACGACGGCAACGGCTTCGTCGACGCCTTCATCGTGGTGCACGCCGGCGCGGGCGCCGAGGTCACCGGCCGCAGCGGCGACATCTGGTCGCACAAGTGGGTGCTGGCGCGCGGCGAGTACAACGCCGACGGCACGCGCATCTACGCCTACCTGACGGTGCCCGAGGACGCGCGGCTGGGCGTGTGCTGCCACGAGCTGGGGCACCTGCTGTTCGGCTGGCCCGACCTGTACGACACCGACGGCTCGTCGGAGGGGCTGGGCAACTGGTGCCTGATGGCGGGCGGCAGCTGGAACGGCGGCGGCGACATCCCCGCGCACCCGTCGGCCTGGTGCAAGGCGCAGCAGGCGTGGGTGAAGGTGCTCAACCAGACGGCCGACGCCACGCTCTCCATCTCCGACGTCAAGTCCGCCCGCACCGTGTACCGGCTGTGGAAGGACGGCGCGGTGGGGAACGAGTACTTCCTGGTGGAGAACCGGCAGCGCAAGCTGTTCGACCGGCAGCTCCCCGGCGACGGGCTGCTGGTGTACCACGTGGACGACGCCGTGGCCACCAACGACGACGAGCGGCACCCCAAGGTGGGGCTGCTGCAGGCCGACGGCCGCGGCGACCTGAACGCCGGCCGCAACCGCGGCGACGCCGGCGACCCCTTCCCCGGTTCGGCCGGCAACTCGCAGCTGACCGGGGCCACCACGCCGAACACCAAGTCGTACAACAACGTGGCCACCGGCGTGGCGCTCACCGCCATCTCCGCGCCGGGGCCGGTGATGAGCGCGAAGGTGTCGGTGCGCTCGGGCACCGCGCCGCCGCGCCGCCGCTTCCGGCTGTTCGGGGCCGAGGCGCAGGGCGGGCACGCGGGCGCCGGCGTGACGGAGGAGGTGCGCGAGCTGGTGGTGGAGCTGTACCATGCCATCGGCGCGGGCCGCGACGGCGGCCATGCGGACGGCGACGAGGGGTGGCGCGACAGCGTGGAGGACCGCCTGGCCGCGGTCGAGGACGCGCTGGGCGTGGGCAGCGCCCCGGACACGGTGGAGGTGGGCGACATCCCGATCGTGGCGTCGAGCTCGTGAGCGGCGCCCTGGACTCCCGGCACGGAGGCGGCGGATGGTGCAGGTGATCGAGAACCGCACGGCGCTCGGCGGCGTCGTGGAGCGCGTGGACGGCGACGCCGGAGCGGCCTCCGTGACGCTGCGGGTGGAGCAGGCCGACTCCGTGCCGGGCTTCGCCAATCTCCTCGAAGAGCGGCGCGGCGAGTCGATCACGGTCACGCTGCCGCTGGACGCGGGGCAGGCGCCGCCCAGCCCGGGCGACCGCATCCGCTTCCAGGCGCGTCTCGCCGGGCCGGAGCGCTACTTCGCCGTCCCCGGCACCGTCGAGCCCGGCTGATCCGGACGGCGGGAGAGGTCAAGACGGAGGCAGGGGAGATCGAATCGATCTCCCCTGCCTCCGTTTCTTCATGGCAGAGCCGGAATCTTCCGCGCCGCTCCTCCGTAGAATGCGTATACGAAATCCGGCATCTGGTTGATGCATCCGGACCGATCCCACCCCGACGTCATCCTGAGGCCGGCCAGACCGTAATCAGCGTCTGCGCGGGCATTTGCAGGCCGAAGGATCTATAAATCGCGTCAGCACGAGATCCGGTTGGACGCACCAATACTTCACCCGGACCTGGTATACCCGCACGGTGAACGACCGATGAAGCTGCTCTTTCTCCACGGAGCGCCCGCGTCCGGGAAACGCACGGTCGCCGAGGCGGTCGTCCAGCTCACCGGCGGCCGCCTGTTCGACAACCACGTGGCCGTGGACTTCGCCAGGAGCGTGATCGACTTCGATGGGCCGGGATTCTGGGATCTTGTCCACGCCTCCCGCCTGGTCGCCCTGGAGAAGGCCGCGCAGCACGGCGTCGGACTGGTGGTGCAGACCGCGTGTTATTCGCATCCAAAAGACCTCGCGCTCGTGGAGGATTTCGAGCGGGTGATTGCGCGGCATGGCGGAGTCCTGCTCCCCGTCTTCCTCACGTGTTCTCGGGAGACGCTCGAGGAACGCGTCGGCTCGGCGGACCGGGTCGCGAGGAGGAAGGTGGCATCGAAGGAAGGGCTGGACCGATGCCTGTCCCGCTGGAACCTGGTCCCGCTCCCCCGCGCGAATTGCCTGACGGTCGATACGGATGCCGCGAGCCCCGCCGACGCTGCCCGAACCATCGTCACTCATTTTGATCTGGCGAACGAAGCAGACAGCGGCACCTGATACAACAGAATTGAATCACACGGAGGGAACGGAGGAACTCAGGTCAGTCCTCCGTTCCCTCCATTTCCTCCGTGTGATTTCACTGATTCTTTTCGGCCGTACGCGTGGCGAAGAAGATGTAGAGCGGGGTGCCGGCCAGGAGGACGAGGAACCCCCAGAGCACCACCTCCGCGCCCACGCCGTAGACGGTGTAGAGGACGAAGACGAAGGCGACGCCGCCTGCGATCTGCGCGCGGCGCCGCTCGCGCGGCGTGTAGCGCGCGGGGTCGCGGCGGGCCAGCATCATCTCCGCCGCGGCGGCGTAGAGGTGGGGGACGAGGGTGGTGAGCACCGCCAGCAGCACGATGAAGTTGAACACGCCCAGCAGCGGCCTGGCGAAGTAGAGCAGCAGCATGGCGCTGGCGACCGCCGTCCCCGCGATCAGCCCCACGTGCGGCGTGCGGAAGCGTGGGTGGACCCGTCCCAGCGCGCGGAAGAAGATGCCGTCCTGCGCGGCGGTGAAGGGGACCCGCCCCGACATCAGGATCCACCCGTTCAGCGTCCCGATCCCCGCCGCCATCGCGAACACGCCGATCAGCACTTCCGCCCACGGCCCCAGCGTCCGCCCCGCGGCCACGGCGATGGGCCGCGCGCTGGCCGCGATCTCCGCGTTCGGCAGCGCGCCGGTCACCGCGATCGCCGCGACGAGGAAGATGCAGGTCGCGACGCCGTATCCGAGCAGCGTGCCGCGGCGGATGGTGCGGCCGGGCGACTGCACCTCCTCGGCGGGGACGGTCGCGGACTCCACGCCGGCGTACGCCCACACCACCAGCGCCGCCCCCGCCGCCAGCGAGCCGATCCCGTGCGGCGCGAACGGGGTGAAGTGCGCCGCCTTCGCGTACGGCAGCATCGCCAGCGAGACGAGGAGCATGGGGATGGCGCTGGTGAACATCACCGCGATCTGCAGCCGCGCGCTCTGCTTCACCCCGATCACGTTCAGCAGGCACAGCCCCCAGAGCAGCGCCTGCGCCAGCGCGAACTGCAGCACCGTGCTCTCCGCCAGCGTCGGCGAGAAGCCCACCGCGTAGCCCACCACCGCCGTCACGATCCCCGCGTTGCCCACCACGCAGCTGATCCAGTAGCTCCACACCGCCTGGAACCCCGCGTACTCGCCGAACGCCTCGCGCGCGAACACGTACGGGCCGCCGGTGAGCGGATAGCGCGTGCCCAGGCTGGCGTAGACGAGGGCGACGAAGAGGTATCCCGCCGCCGTCACCCCCCACGCGGCGATCCCCAGCGGACCCGTGGCCTGCGCCAGCGACGCGGGCAGGGTGTAGACCGACGTCCCCACCATGTTGCCGACGACCAGGGCGACCGTCCCCAGCAGCGTCAGTCCGCGGACGAGCGACGGGCGGGACGATGGAGATGGGGCGCGCGTGGACGCGTCTGCGGCGGGCGCGGTGGAGGACACGGGCTGGCGGGGCGCGGGTGATGGTCCGTCGGGGGGATGAACGAATGTGCGCGCGCCCCGTGGCGATCACAAGCGCGGGATGCCGGGCTTGACCGCCGCGTCCGCTTTCGTGATCGTCAGACCCCCTGGCCGCAGGGCCATTCTCGTCCCCCACGATCCGCGCGCCACGTTTGGACGTCGACGATTCGTTCGGTTCCGGGAAGCTCGACCCGTCGTCCTTCTGGGATGTCGCGCTGGGAGGCCCCAAGCCGCCCTGGAGCGAGTACGGCTGGGTGGGCGGCGGCACGGCCGTGGCCGCCACGCGGCGGCAGCTGGTGGAGCGCTGCGAGAAGCCCCCGCTCCCCGAGCTGGTGTGGACGCCCGAGGGCGAGGCGCTGGTGGAGCCGTGGGAGGTGCCGTGGCTCTTCGCGGCGTTCGTGCGGCAGCGGCTGGACGCGGTGCGCGACCAGATGAAGGTCTACGGCTTCATGCTCGGCGCGTGGATCGTCATCACCCTGATCGTGCTCGCCTCGGGCGAAGGCATTCCGGCGTTCAACGCCATCTTCCTGGTGCTGTCGGCGAGCACGCTCGCGCAGCACGTGATGACGTACCGCCAGCTCAAGCGCCTGACGCCGGAGTCGTTCGCCGCGCAGGTGGCGGAGATGCGCGCGCTCCCCGCCGCGCGCGCGGGGCGGCCCGTCTTCACCTGGGCGCTGGCGGCGATCGTCGCGCTGGTCGGGGCCGCGCAGCTGCTGTCGCCGGGATCGTCGACCGACGCGGCGGGGCTGGTGAAGGACGCGGTGCGCGCCGGCGAGTGGTGGCGGCTGTTCACCACGCCGCTGCTGCACGGCAACATCCTGCACCTGCTGATGAACGGCGGCGCGCTGCTGGCGCTGGGCACGCTGGTCGAGCGCTACGCCCACCGCGCGTTCGTGCCGCTGGTCTTCCTCCTCGCCGCGCTGGCGGGCGACGCCGGGTCGTTCCTCGTCTTCCCGCACACCACGTCGGTGGGCGCCAGCGGGGGGATCATGGGGCTGGTGGGATTCGCGCTGGCGCTCTCGCTGCGGCGGCGCGCGCTCCTGCCGAAGCGCCTGTCCTCGGCGATCCTGCAGGACATCGGCTGGATCGCGGTGATGGGAGTGGCCGGATACCGGTTCATCGACAACGGCGCGCACGCCGGCGGCCTGCTGGCGGGGATCGCGATCGGTGCGCTGCTCGTCCCCCGCGGCGGCGCGACACCGCACTGGGAGCCCGCGACCGCCGTCCGCGCCGCCGGCTGGGCCGCGCTGGCGGTGATCGCCGCCAGCGCGCTCGTCGCCATCGTCGTGATGTTCGGGGTCCCGGTGGTGTGAGGGTACGATCCGCGTGAGAGGCCGCGTGAGAGAGGGAGACATCCTGCCCGCCCGGCGCGGAGCCCTCTCCCCCCGGCCCCCTCCCCCAAAACCGACTGGGGGAGGGGGAGACCTCAGCGTGGCGAGGGGGGGCGGCTCGAGTGGGAGGCTTCCTGCCCGCCTGGGCAGGCCTCTCCCCCCGCTCCGCAGCGGAGGGGAGAACTCATCGCCGCGCACGCAGTTGCGCGAGCGAGCCTTCCCGCCACGATCGCGTCGCACCGCACTTTCTGAGTGTGCCGTTGGCTGCGGCGGCGCGATCGAAGTTACCCCCTCCCGTTATATCGGGAGGGGGTACGCGGCCCCAGCCGCGGGGGGAGGGTCCCGCGGGGGGAGGGGCTCCGCGCGAATCTCCTTGCCTCGCCGTGAAACCATCCCTAACATTTAGACGTACGTCTAATAGACGGTCATCTAAAC from Longimicrobium sp. harbors:
- a CDS encoding ATP-binding protein; translation: MSPESPLRTQITDARGRVADLRRRMEEAGLTTDPVGREVLEELLVALEELEVSDEELHAQNESLVASQLMLEAERQRYADLFHFAPDPYLVTGPDATVREANRAAASLLGIAGRAFAGKPLSVFVDRDELRAFREQVNRAARGHRIEAFEVTLVPRDGDPVRVACTVEAEARPGLDGPVLRWLLRDITERRRADEAERRAAAEHAARRAAEEAHARLAAVLEATSDAFYALDPEWRLTYVNGVAERLWGRERGSMLGRTLWEVFPTAADSEAAPALRRAMEQRSAERVEMRSRQLGRWFEVHAFPTGDGLSVFFHDVEERHRREQGERVLAAAGEALAGELDVEAILGGLARAVAEEMADWCVVHLHDEGRLGACGIAHARPERSDALAELLRRVPLDPAGPNPVAVAMRTGVPALLEGTDDVLAASFPDAAQRDAAREMGAAWAVVAPMQARGRTLGAVTLVRGGEAYDADDLALVMELARRAALAVDNVRLYESARAASRAREEVLAVVSHDLRNPLNAVLLASIILDEYSDTERWSARERQQVRTIRNAAEQMGALIHDLVEVVALESGARVLHLDRVETSKAMRAAAEMYDGLAAEKGIALVVDAAADVPDVRADRARLLQVLSNLLGNALKFTPGGGSITVGAARSGDAVGFYVADTGPGVAPHDLPRLFERFWQGKRGAGLGLGLAIAKGIVEAHGGRIWVDSSPGRGSTFFFTIPIQSGDSSS
- a CDS encoding M6 family metalloprotease domain-containing protein codes for the protein MHRCHAPHDLCMIPPHPKLRQKIDSELEKVREVAPDLAPLLRAGHPDRPGLNDGLILPGDRFPAGTPLQAVRSAALERAPLRGALRVVVVLVEFADKKLDASHGKAHFEELFFARGTGRSVHDYFAEVSGGAVDVIGEVVGPYRLPRRLSEYAHGASGMGTAEPNARTMARDAAEAANRDVDFKPYDNDGNGFVDAFIVVHAGAGAEVTGRSGDIWSHKWVLARGEYNADGTRIYAYLTVPEDARLGVCCHELGHLLFGWPDLYDTDGSSEGLGNWCLMAGGSWNGGGDIPAHPSAWCKAQQAWVKVLNQTADATLSISDVKSARTVYRLWKDGAVGNEYFLVENRQRKLFDRQLPGDGLLVYHVDDAVATNDDERHPKVGLLQADGRGDLNAGRNRGDAGDPFPGSAGNSQLTGATTPNTKSYNNVATGVALTAISAPGPVMSAKVSVRSGTAPPRRRFRLFGAEAQGGHAGAGVTEEVRELVVELYHAIGAGRDGGHADGDEGWRDSVEDRLAAVEDALGVGSAPDTVEVGDIPIVASSS
- a CDS encoding amino acid permease; the protein is MSSTAPAADASTRAPSPSSRPSLVRGLTLLGTVALVVGNMVGTSVYTLPASLAQATGPLGIAAWGVTAAGYLFVALVYASLGTRYPLTGGPYVFAREAFGEYAGFQAVWSYWISCVVGNAGIVTAVVGYAVGFSPTLAESTVLQFALAQALLWGLCLLNVIGVKQSARLQIAVMFTSAIPMLLVSLAMLPYAKAAHFTPFAPHGIGSLAAGAALVVWAYAGVESATVPAEEVQSPGRTIRRGTLLGYGVATCIFLVAAIAVTGALPNAEIAASARPIAVAAGRTLGPWAEVLIGVFAMAAGIGTLNGWILMSGRVPFTAAQDGIFFRALGRVHPRFRTPHVGLIAGTAVASAMLLLYFARPLLGVFNFIVLLAVLTTLVPHLYAAAAEMMLARRDPARYTPRERRRAQIAGGVAFVFVLYTVYGVGAEVVLWGFLVLLAGTPLYIFFATRTAEKNQ
- a CDS encoding rhomboid family intramembrane serine protease; translated protein: MDVDDSFGSGKLDPSSFWDVALGGPKPPWSEYGWVGGGTAVAATRRQLVERCEKPPLPELVWTPEGEALVEPWEVPWLFAAFVRQRLDAVRDQMKVYGFMLGAWIVITLIVLASGEGIPAFNAIFLVLSASTLAQHVMTYRQLKRLTPESFAAQVAEMRALPAARAGRPVFTWALAAIVALVGAAQLLSPGSSTDAAGLVKDAVRAGEWWRLFTTPLLHGNILHLLMNGGALLALGTLVERYAHRAFVPLVFLLAALAGDAGSFLVFPHTTSVGASGGIMGLVGFALALSLRRRALLPKRLSSAILQDIGWIAVMGVAGYRFIDNGAHAGGLLAGIAIGALLVPRGGATPHWEPATAVRAAGWAALAVIAASALVAIVVMFGVPVV